AAATCCAGAAATAGCCATACATTCGCAGCGATTCTTCAAAACAGGACCTGGGGAATACGGTGAAGGAGATATTTTTCGAGGTATTCGGGTACCTGAACAGCGCAAAATTGCCAAGCGTTTCAAAGATACCAGTCTGACCGACGTAGAAACCCTGCTGCATTCTCCCTACCATGAAGACCGCCTGGTTGCGCTGCTGATTCTCGTCGAGAAGTTCAAAAAGAAAGATGATGCGCTGCGCCAAGCCATCTATGATCTGTATCTTGAAAACACGGCCTATATCAACAACTGGGACCTTGTAGATTCTTCTGCACACAAAATTGTTGGCCCCTTCCTCGAAAACCGCGACCGCAGCATACTATACAAACTCGTCAAATCCCCTATGCTTTGGGAGCGACGCATCGCGATGATGTGCACGTATCATTTTATTAAAAAAGATGACTATGCGGATACGCTCCAGTTGGCAGAAATTCTACTTAATGACAAAGAGGACTTGATCCACAAAGTGGTAGGCTGGATGTTGCGTGAATTGGGCAAGCGAAATTTTGATCTTGAGGATGGGTTTCTGTTGCAGCACTACAAGAAAATGCCCCGTACCATGCTACGTTACGCGATCGAAAAATTCCCAGAGGAACGCCGGCAGGGGTACTTAAAGGGGACCCTCTAAACCGGATGTAATTGCTTTATCACCCTGTTTTGGCGATTTTGAGCGTAAACGAATCCCTGGCTAACTCCCTCGTCCGCTTATGCAGGTGTTTCTCAAATACTGCTGCGCCGCTACGATCCTGTTGCTTTGCGCCTGTAACCAGACGCCTCCCGCACCTACCGTTGCCGATCAACTGGAAGCACTGGGGGAGTTGGATTACAACTTCCACGTCAAACCTATTCTATCGCAAAACTGCTACCTGTGCCATGGGCCCGATGCCAGCAGTCGGGAAGCCGACTTGCGACTCGATGTACAGGATGCGGCGTACGCGATGCGAGACAGCTTACCCGCCATCTTGCCCGGTGATGTCGAAAGTAGCCTGTTGGTGCAAAGAATCAAAGCGCAGGATCCAGAAATGCGCATGCCCCCGCCCGAAGCACACAAGACGCTTTCTGCACTTGAAATTGCGATCCTTGAAAAATGGGTACAACAAGGAGCGCAATATAAAAAACACTGGGCGTTTATATCTCCAGAACGCCCGGCTACGCCAGCAACAAGTAAGCCCGCCTGGGTTACCAACGACATTGACGCCTTTATCCTCGACCGTCTTGACCGCGAAGGCTTAACACCGTCTGATATAGCCGACAAGCGCACCTTGATTCGCCGGCTATCCTACGACCTCACCGGACTGCCCCCATCTCCCGAAGACATTCTGGCTTTTGTGAATAACAAAGCTCCAAACGCCTATGAGCAGCTTGTAGACCAACTGCTCAGTTCCAAACACTTTGGCGAACGCATGGCCGTGCACTGGATGGATCTTGCGCGCTATGCTGATACAAATGGCTACTCCATTGATGGCGGCCGACACATGTGGCTGTGGCGAGATTGGGTTATCAATGCATTCAACAACAACCTGCCCTATGACCAGTTTGTCACCGAGCAACTGGCCGGCGATCTGCTGTTAGATCCTGCTGAATCCCAGCTTATTGCCACCGGATTCAACCGCAACCACATGAATACCCACGAAGGGGGGACCATTGCTGAAGAAAACCTTACCAACTACGTCGTTGACCGGGTAAAAACCACGAGTGAAGTATTTCTAGGCCTAACAATGGCCTGCGCCCAATGCCATGACCATAAATTCGACCCCATTAGTCAGCGCGAATACTTCCAGTTCTTTGCCTACTTCAACACAGTAGACGACCAGGGGCACGATGGGGACCGCGGGATTAATTCAAGGCCGTTCATCAACGCACGCACTGTACTGGCAGACACAGTGGAAATCCAGGAGCTAAAGGCTGCAATTGCAGCGCTTGAGGCAAAACAAGAAGCGCCTGACGACCAGCAAGTGACCTGGGAAGAAGCACAGCGCCGGCAACTTGCCGCCCGCGGAGCAGGCCTTGCCTTTACTCAGGTCGCGCCGATTAAAATCACTACTCCCAACAGCGGCCATACGGGCCAGGTACTTGAAGACGGTTCACTGCTTATCGACAGACCGGGTTGGCTCGCCGCCTACAATGTATCAGCTAAGGTACAGCAAGCAGATGCACCCATCACCGGGCTGCGTGTGGTGTTTGCCCCACATGAGGTTTCTAAAGGCCAGGTCGGTCATGGCCAACGCGAAAATATGGAAGGCGCTTTGGTGGTGACCAACGTAGCCATCAGCCAGGGCACCCTTCCCTCCGATCAGGTTGACCTGTACAATCTTGTCCCTTACGCGCAGGTAACGGCAAGTTCTGTGCACCCAAATCATCCTACAGCCGGCGTTTTTGACGAGCGGCGCCTCGAAGGTTGGTCGCCGGCTCCTGATCAACTACGCGAATCACAACACCTCACCATAACCTTCGATGAAGCACTTGACCCGGCAACCGTGCCCTACCTAACCATTATGCTCAATTTTGGGTATGGCGACAACCTCATACCGGGAAACTTCACGATATATACGATGGCTGGTGCTGATAACGGGACAAATCTGCCGGCCGATATCCAGGCATCGCTATTAACAGCGGAAGCAAACAGAACGCCCGAACAAGCAGCGGCACTTCGCAAACACTATTACGAGGTGGCACCAGCAACAAAAAACCTTCGTCATGCAATCAACAATTACAAAGAACGGTTGGCTGTGTTAACAGAGGCGCATCCCACCATGGTGATGAACGTAGCGGATACGCCACGCGAAACGTTTGTACTTAACCGTGGGCAGTACGACCAGAAGCTAGAGAAGGTATCGCCTGGAACGCCCGCAATCCTGCCCCCAGTAAGCAATGAGACAGCTGGCAGTCGCCTTGATCTTGCAAAATGGCTGACGCGCTCCGACCATCCGT
This sequence is a window from Bacteroidota bacterium. Protein-coding genes within it:
- a CDS encoding DNA alkylation repair protein, with product MVTHIQKVLEEISNPEIAIHSQRFFKTGPGEYGEGDIFRGIRVPEQRKIAKRFKDTSLTDVETLLHSPYHEDRLVALLILVEKFKKKDDALRQAIYDLYLENTAYINNWDLVDSSAHKIVGPFLENRDRSILYKLVKSPMLWERRIAMMCTYHFIKKDDYADTLQLAEILLNDKEDLIHKVVGWMLRELGKRNFDLEDGFLLQHYKKMPRTMLRYAIEKFPEERRQGYLKGTL
- a CDS encoding PSD1 and planctomycete cytochrome C domain-containing protein, whose amino-acid sequence is MQVFLKYCCAATILLLCACNQTPPAPTVADQLEALGELDYNFHVKPILSQNCYLCHGPDASSREADLRLDVQDAAYAMRDSLPAILPGDVESSLLVQRIKAQDPEMRMPPPEAHKTLSALEIAILEKWVQQGAQYKKHWAFISPERPATPATSKPAWVTNDIDAFILDRLDREGLTPSDIADKRTLIRRLSYDLTGLPPSPEDILAFVNNKAPNAYEQLVDQLLSSKHFGERMAVHWMDLARYADTNGYSIDGGRHMWLWRDWVINAFNNNLPYDQFVTEQLAGDLLLDPAESQLIATGFNRNHMNTHEGGTIAEENLTNYVVDRVKTTSEVFLGLTMACAQCHDHKFDPISQREYFQFFAYFNTVDDQGHDGDRGINSRPFINARTVLADTVEIQELKAAIAALEAKQEAPDDQQVTWEEAQRRQLAARGAGLAFTQVAPIKITTPNSGHTGQVLEDGSLLIDRPGWLAAYNVSAKVQQADAPITGLRVVFAPHEVSKGQVGHGQRENMEGALVVTNVAISQGTLPSDQVDLYNLVPYAQVTASSVHPNHPTAGVFDERRLEGWSPAPDQLRESQHLTITFDEALDPATVPYLTIMLNFGYGDNLIPGNFTIYTMAGADNGTNLPADIQASLLTAEANRTPEQAAALRKHYYEVAPATKNLRHAINNYKERLAVLTEAHPTMVMNVADTPRETFVLNRGQYDQKLEKVSPGTPAILPPVSNETAGSRLDLAKWLTRSDHPLTARVTVNRFWQMLFGTGLVATAADFGAQGSLPSHPELLDWLAVEFIDNGWDVKSLLKTMVMSSTYRQRAAASDALLAADPQNLLLARGPRFRLQAEFIRDGLLKASDLLVDRIGGPSVNPYQPAGLWKEVSHYGSTGATAQVFVQDHGEKLYRRSLYTYWKRTLPPPSMLTFDAPNREVCTITREVTNTPLQALVLLNDPQYVEASRHFASRILRELPEGSDTARLKRAFEILQSRHPDRQELKILRRRLDDERAHFAQAAADASAYLSVGESALDPTFEPAELAAWTTVASLIFNLSETITRG